From the genome of Grus americana isolate bGruAme1 chromosome 9, bGruAme1.mat, whole genome shotgun sequence, one region includes:
- the PIGX gene encoding phosphatidylinositol-glycan biosynthesis class X protein isoform X2 gives MAGGRRWGEALLRAGLAALLCALHVQAACQDATVTQELLKEGFHRDLLVKVELGVVEEDAAGCTVAARTRLPAGIYVDPYELASLQQHNLTKAVLIPDVIDVEAPEYLATDLLVLLYMEPDPRCSRCFRAALPVHGRYHRPAEESEEALVVLKSPEVLVCCCDNRLRRECWKPAEAEAPCSGKTNGPCQWYSVTHKPTYEESILQVPVGLRQHSSLVCVLTLLATVLCSSLILAAVCKYGHFSPVTCSE, from the exons ATGGCAGGCGGCCGGCGGTGGGGTGAAGCGCTGCTCCGCGCCGGGCTGGCCGCGCTCCTCTGCGCCCTCC ATGTGCAGGCTGCTTGTCAGGATGCCACCGTCACGCAGGAGCTTCTGAAGGAGGGGTTTCACAG GGACCTGCTGGTGAAGGTGGAACTCGGTGTAGTGGAGGAGGATGCAGCAGGGTGCACAGTGGCAGCTAGAACTCGTCTTCCAGCAGGAATCTACGTGGATCCCTACGAGCTGGCATCGCTGCAGCAGCACAATTTAACGAAG GCAGTGTTAATTCCTGATGTCATCGATGTGGAGGCTCCAGAGTACTTGGCTACAGATCTTCTTGTTCTCCTGTACATGGAACCCGACCCTCGGTGCTCTCGCTGTTTTAGAGCGGCCTTGCCTGTGCACGGGCGGTACCACCGGCCGGCAGAAGAGAGTGAGGAAGCGCTGGTTGTTCTGAAGAGCCCCGAAGTACTGGTCTGCTGCTGTGACA ATCGCCTGCGAAGAGAGTGTTGGAAGCCTGCTGAAGCGGAAGCTCCCTGCTCAGGCAAAACCAATGGCCCCTGTCAGTGGTACAGTGTAACGCACAAACCT acATATGAGGAATCAATTCTGCAGGTTCCAGTGGGGCTCAGGCAACATAGTTCCTTAGTGTGTGTCCTGACTCTTCTTGCTACGGTGCTCTGTTCCAGTCTGATTCTCGCAGCCGTATGCAAATACGGACACTTCTCCCCGGTGACCTgctcagaatga
- the PIGX gene encoding phosphatidylinositol-glycan biosynthesis class X protein isoform X1, producing the protein MAGGRRWGEALLRAGLAALLCALHVQAACQDATVTQELLKEGFHRDLLVKVELGVVEEDAAGCTVAARTRLPAGIYVDPYELASLQQHNLTKAVLIPDVIDVEAPEYLATDLLVLLYMEPDPRCSRCFRAALPVHGRYHRPAEESEEALVVLKSPEVLVCCCDNRLRRECWKPAEAEAPCSGKTNGPCQWYSVTHKPSDSRSRMQIRTLLPGDLLRMKKYGMTDLRAAKLTEYYISFPHESYPTVSYILLMCESPIMGKSSLGRILTNTFHTPEDCFGALSIDKAGGE; encoded by the exons ATGGCAGGCGGCCGGCGGTGGGGTGAAGCGCTGCTCCGCGCCGGGCTGGCCGCGCTCCTCTGCGCCCTCC ATGTGCAGGCTGCTTGTCAGGATGCCACCGTCACGCAGGAGCTTCTGAAGGAGGGGTTTCACAG GGACCTGCTGGTGAAGGTGGAACTCGGTGTAGTGGAGGAGGATGCAGCAGGGTGCACAGTGGCAGCTAGAACTCGTCTTCCAGCAGGAATCTACGTGGATCCCTACGAGCTGGCATCGCTGCAGCAGCACAATTTAACGAAG GCAGTGTTAATTCCTGATGTCATCGATGTGGAGGCTCCAGAGTACTTGGCTACAGATCTTCTTGTTCTCCTGTACATGGAACCCGACCCTCGGTGCTCTCGCTGTTTTAGAGCGGCCTTGCCTGTGCACGGGCGGTACCACCGGCCGGCAGAAGAGAGTGAGGAAGCGCTGGTTGTTCTGAAGAGCCCCGAAGTACTGGTCTGCTGCTGTGACA ATCGCCTGCGAAGAGAGTGTTGGAAGCCTGCTGAAGCGGAAGCTCCCTGCTCAGGCAAAACCAATGGCCCCTGTCAGTGGTACAGTGTAACGCACAAACCT TCTGATTCTCGCAGCCGTATGCAAATACGGACACTTCTCCCCGGTGACCTgctcagaatgaaaaaatacGGAATGACTGACCTCCGTGCAGCAAAACTCACTGAATATTACATCAGCTTTCCACATGAGTCCTACCCTACTGTTAGTTACATCTTGCTAATGTGCGAGAGTCCCATAATGGGTAAAAGTTCCCTTGGCCGAATTCTTACAAACACCTTTCACACGCCAGAAGACTGTTTTGGTGCATTGTCCATAGACAAAGCAGGAGGAGAGTAG
- the NRROS gene encoding transforming growth factor beta activator LRRC33 produces MEAPLPGVSLLLVLLAAGWGSGVVAAWATSPGGCELVQSTTDCTARWLSSVPGNLRGDTEELLLDDNTVQVLGNTSLLSYHQLRHLSLTKNRLELIEPGTFLSSQGLHVLSLADNLLFTNYSLTAAALSVLPALRMLDLAGNRLTEDMVSILVWNLSSLESLSVARNIIMRLDSSVFTNLTQLLELNLEKNYIFEIDQAFEGLQRLQRLNIAYNYLPCVVEFGLTQLRVLNVSNNVIEWFLAVESDDLFELEVLDLSHNRLLFFPLLPRQSKLHSLLLKDNQMSFYQRLPNGTSLADVTVQFLLIDGNFTNITRVSLWDEICNSNFSSLRLLDMSQNQVWYLPEGFLAQMPSLTHLKLNQNCLEVFHLSEGGSLAMLTELDLSQNQLAELEAEVGTGDVLPNLQLFNLSTNRLRALPPGVFTYTRKIATVDLSRNRVDLCPQPAVAGQVESPPCVDIRGVETLTHLSLAGCGLQGLGGHPFQGTPLMQLDLSDNHQALSRDLGWLQDLALTLRVLSLRNTSLSSTAVDFSAFNSLVRLDLSGNSLTVLPTSLGVLKLHSLDLRDNCLPALPPDVARMPLGKSLREVYLSRNPYNCCTLGWWDALQRVEGLHVPDGQEVTCSYASRTLSPRALPEPVLRSCRWQTANLALLYLVLALPTCLTLLVAFAVVFLTLKQKLLKMVKSRCGVSSPY; encoded by the exons ATGGAGGCCCCGCTCCCTGGCGTCTCCCTGCTTCTGGTCCTCCTGGCAGCGGGATGGGGAAGCGGGGTGGTCGCAGCCTGGGCAACATCTCCCGGTGGCTGTGAGCTC GTACAGAGCACCACGGACTGCACTGCGAGGTGGTTGAGCTCCGTCCCAGGAAATCTTCGAGGCGATACTGAGGAGCTGTTGCTTGATGACAACACTGTCCAGGTCCTGGGAAACACCTCTCTGCTCTCGTACCACCAGCTGCGGCATCTCAGCTTGACCAAGAACCGGCTGGAGCTCATCGAGCCTGGCACCTTCCTCAGCAGCCAAGGCCTCCACGTGCTCTCCCTGGCAGACAACCTCCTCTTCACCAACTACTCGCTGACAGCAGCTGCTCTTTCTGTTCTGCCAGCCTTGAGGATGCTGGATCTAGCTGGAAACCGCCTCACTGAGGACATGGTATCCATTTTGGTCTGGAACCTGTCCTCCTTGGAGTCCTTGTCAGTGGCCAGGAACATCATCATGAGGCTGGACTCATCCGTCTTCACGAACCTGACGCAGCTCTTGGAGCTTAACCTGGAGAAGAACTACATCTTTGAGATTGACCAGGCTTTCGAAGGGCTGCAGAGGCTGCAAAGGCTCAACATAGCTTACAACTACCTCCCCTGTGTAGTGGAGTTTGGCCTGACCCAGCTCAGGGTGCTCAACGTCAGCAACAATGTCATCGAGTGGTTCCTGGCCGTGGAAAGCGATGACCTCTTTGAACTGGAGGTGCTGGACCTGTCCCACAACcgccttctcttcttccccttgctGCCCCGGCAGAGCAAGCTGCACTccctgctgctgaaggacaatCAGATGAGCTTCTACCAGCGCCTCCCCAACGGCACATCCCTGGCAGACGTCACGGTGCAGTTCCTGCTCATTGATGGCAACTTCACCAACATCACAAGGGTCAGCCTCTGGGACGAGATCTGCAATAGCAACTTCTCCTCCCTGCGCCTCCTCGACATGAGCCAGAACCAGGTCTGGTACCTGCCGGAGGGCTTCCTGGCCCAGATGCCCTCCCTCACCCACCTGAAGCTCAACCAGaactgtctggaggtgtttcaCCTCTCGGAGGGGGGTTCCTTAGCCATGCTGACGGAGCTcgacctcagccagaaccagCTGGCGGAGCTGGAGGCGGAGGTGGGCACTGGGGACGTTCTGCCCAACCTGCAGCTCTTCAACCTCAGCACCAACAGGCTGCGGGCACTTCCTCCTGGGGTTTTCACCTACACCAGGAAGATTGCTACCGTGGACCTCAGCCGCAACCGGGTTGacctctgtccccagccagccGTTGCAGGCCAGGTGGAGAGTCCCCCTTGTGTGGACATCAGGGGTGTGGAGACCTTGACTCATCTCTCCTTGGCTGGCTGTGGTCTGCAGGGACTGGGCGGCCACCCCTTCCAGGGGACACCGCTGATGCAGTTGGACCTCTCCGACAACCATCAGGCACTGTCCAGGGACCTGGGGTGGCTGCAGGACCTTGCTCTGACACTGAGGGTGTTGTCTCTGAGGAacaccagcctctcctccacTGCGGTGGACTTCTCTGCCTTTAACAGCCTCGTGCGCTTGGACCTTTCGGGGAACTCCTTGACCGTCCTCCCTACCTCGCTGGGCGTCCTGAAGCTGCACAGCCTGGACCTGCGGGACAACTGCCTCCCGGCTCTGCCGCCAGATGTCGCGCGGATGCCCCTCGGGAAGAGCCTGCGGGAGGTCTACCTCAGCCGAAACCCCTACAACTGCTGCACGCTGGGCTGGTGGGACGCCCTGCAGCGGGTTGAGGGGTTGCACGTCCCCGATGGGCAGGAGGTGACCTGCAGCTATGCCTCCCGCACGCTGAGCCCCAGGGCGCTGCCCGAGCCCGTCCTGCGGAGCTGCCGCTGGCAGACGGCCAACCTGGCGCTCCTCTACCTGGTGCTGGCTCTGCCCACCTGCCTGACGCTCCTGGTGGCCTTCGCTGTTGTCTTCCTCACGCTCAagcaaaagctgctgaaaatggTGAAAAGCCGGTGCGGGGTGTCCAGCCCTTACTGa
- the PIGX gene encoding phosphatidylinositol-glycan biosynthesis class X protein isoform X3, whose translation MAGGRRWGEALLRAGLAALLCALHVQAACQDATVTQELLKEGFHRDLLVKVELGVVEEDAAGCTVAARTRLPAGIYVDPYELASLQQHNLTKAVLIPDVIDVEAPEYLATDLLVLLYMEPDPRCSRCFRAALPVHGRYHRPAEESEEALVVLKSPEVLVCCCDNRLRRECWKPAEAEAPCSGKTNGPCQWYSVTHKPGSVRSRDFSSAESAFHCCPAVTSGSLGHLSSAGIQ comes from the exons ATGGCAGGCGGCCGGCGGTGGGGTGAAGCGCTGCTCCGCGCCGGGCTGGCCGCGCTCCTCTGCGCCCTCC ATGTGCAGGCTGCTTGTCAGGATGCCACCGTCACGCAGGAGCTTCTGAAGGAGGGGTTTCACAG GGACCTGCTGGTGAAGGTGGAACTCGGTGTAGTGGAGGAGGATGCAGCAGGGTGCACAGTGGCAGCTAGAACTCGTCTTCCAGCAGGAATCTACGTGGATCCCTACGAGCTGGCATCGCTGCAGCAGCACAATTTAACGAAG GCAGTGTTAATTCCTGATGTCATCGATGTGGAGGCTCCAGAGTACTTGGCTACAGATCTTCTTGTTCTCCTGTACATGGAACCCGACCCTCGGTGCTCTCGCTGTTTTAGAGCGGCCTTGCCTGTGCACGGGCGGTACCACCGGCCGGCAGAAGAGAGTGAGGAAGCGCTGGTTGTTCTGAAGAGCCCCGAAGTACTGGTCTGCTGCTGTGACA ATCGCCTGCGAAGAGAGTGTTGGAAGCCTGCTGAAGCGGAAGCTCCCTGCTCAGGCAAAACCAATGGCCCCTGTCAGTGGTACAGTGTAACGCACAAACCT GGCTCTGTGCGCAGCCGAGACTTCTCATCAGCAGAATCGGCCTTTCATTGCTGTCCAGCTGTCACTTCAGGATCCCTTGggcatctttcttctgctggaaTTCAATAG
- the CEP19 gene encoding centrosomal protein of 19 kDa, with the protein MTYIAKKCGVCFQPPSIILIYKEDNKDKTRQRIMPVRNFSKFSDCGLAAEQLKNNPRHKAYLEGVSLHQLQKLYGLLKGHLGGESLAESLEKFRQEETIDPEEDMNKLDDKELAKRKSIMDELFEKNRKKKDDPDFVYNIEVEFPQDEQLESCGWDVESGEEI; encoded by the exons ATGACATACATCGCAAAGAAGTGCGGGGTCTGCTTTCAGCCTCCATCCATTATCCTGATCTACAAAGAAGACAACAAGGACAAGACTCGCCAGCGCATCATGCCTGTCAGAAATTTCTCCAAGTTCTCAG ACTGTGGCTtggctgctgagcagctgaAGAATAACCCTCGGCACAAGGCTTACCTAGAAGGGGTCTCGCTGCATCAACTACAGAAGCTGTACGGTTTGCTGAAAGGTCATCTGGGAGGAGAGAGCCTGGCCGAAAGCTTGGAAAAGTTTCGGCAGGAAGAGACCATTGACCCAGAGGAGGATATGAACAAACTAGATGACAAGGAACTAGCCAAAAGGAAGAGCATCATGGATGAGCTCTTcgaaaagaacaggaagaagaagGACGACCCAGATTTTGTCTACAACATTGAGGTTGAGTTTCCACAGGATGAGCAGCTTGAGTCCTGTGGCTGGGATGTGGAGTCAGGCGAAGAAATCTGA